One Bythopirellula goksoeyrii genomic window, TCACTCCCGAAACCTCTTTTGTGAACGACTTAGGTGCCGATTCGCTCGACACGGTTGAATTGGTCATGGAGTTGGAAGAAGAGTTCGACGTCAACATTCCTGACGACGCTGCCGAAAAGATTCAAACCGTCGGACAGGCGGTTGAGTTTATTGAGCAGAATAAATAGATAGGGAGCCTTTTGGGCGGCTTCTTTTAGCGGAATTGCTCGGATGGAAATAGCAACTCGTTTTTTCCTGCGCTGAGTTTTTCAGTGGTGGCAGTTCGATTGGTCTTCTTTGAATCCATTTTTCTCGACATCTCAGCGGCCGGACAAGAGACATGAATCGACGTGTAGTCGTAACAGGGATGGGCGTCGTTACGTCGCTCTCTTGCAAGGTTGACGATTTCTGGAGCAAGATTCTCGATAGCCAGAGTGGCATCCACGCTCTTACTCACTTCGATGTGACCGACTACAAGGTCAAGTTTGGTGGTGATATCTCGGATTGGTCGGTCGACGGCTACATCGATTCCAAAGAGGAAAAACGGCTCGACCGATTTACCCAGTTCGCCATGGTGGCTGCCGTCGATGCGGTGAAAGACGCAGGCATCGACTTCGCTAAGTACGACCCGTTCCGTTTAGGGGCAATCGTCGGTTCAGGAATCGGTGGACTCAACGAAATCGAAGAACAGGAAGCCCGCCTGATCAAGAAGGGGCCGGACAAGGTCTCCGTTTTCACGATCCCCAAACTCATGCTCAACGCCGCCAGCGGGCATATCTCGATCCGCTTTGGACTGCGCGGCCCAAACCATGCCGTTGCTACGGCTTGTGCCAGCGCCACCAATGCCATGGGAGATGCGTTCAAAGCGATCCGCTACGGCGAAGCCGAGGTGATGGTCACCGGCGGTGCCGAAGCTGCGGTCTCACCAATGGGGCTCGCCGGGTTTTCCAACATGAAGGCCCTCTCCATGCGGAACGACGACCCCCAAGCAGCCAGCCGCCCTTTCGACGCCGACCGCGATGGCTTTGTCCTCGCCGAGGGAGCCGGAATCCTGGTCTTCGAAGAGCTGGAATTTGCCAAGGCGCGCGGAGCCAATATCTATGGCGAGGTCCTCGGTTTCGGTGCCAGCGCCGATGCGGGACACATCACCCAGCCTGATGCTGAAGGAACTGGCGCCGCCCGGGCCATGAGCAATGCCCTGGAGTTTGCAGGCATCGACCCCACGGAAGTCGACTACATCAGTGCCCACGGCACCAGCACGCCGTTGGGCGACAAGGCCGAAACAATCGCCATCAAGCGGGTCTTCGAGGATCACGCTTACAAACTAAACGTCTCCAGCACCAAGAGCCAATTGGGCCACACCCTCGGAGCCAGCGGCGGCGTGGAGATGGTGGCATGCCTGTTGGCGCTGCGCGACCAGATCGCCCCGCCAACAATCAATCTCGACACGCCCGACCCAGCCTGCGATCTCAACTACACCCCCAACACCCCCCAAGAACGCCCCATCCGCCGCGCGATGAACAACAGCTTCGGGTTTGGTGGGCATAATGCTTCGATTTTGGTGGGGAAGCTGTAGGAGAGAACAATATAAGGTTGTACTCCAACGCAAGTGAATGCAAGTAAAGAAATCTCGATTCACGACAACACTCTCGTATCTTACGAGGTACTCTGTAATCGACGCGAGATTCGCTTGCACACCGAATTCCGAGACCGAGGCGAGCCATACGAATTCACCGACATTATGTTTACCGGTGTAGTCGCCTACGACTTTAGGTACGACTCAGAAATCGGCACTATCATCTTCGAGATTACCGACGTTCCAGCTTCTGATATCTACGAGCAACAGGTGGATCAATTCCAAGCCGGTATTCGATACGGTTGGCCTGGTGAGTGGGCCAAATCAAGCCAGGACGCAGCAGACTATTTCGCAAAGAACTCGGTTTGCGGCTACATCCTGTCTTCTTCCTGCGGAATGAATGGTTGGATTCTCGCTCGCAGCAAGGAGATTCGTCCCACAACCAATCGAAATGATTGGTCGGAAAACCTTTCGTAGTGTAGAATCTATCAGGTAGTTCGTATCCGACGCTTTACCTATTTGGATTGCTTTAGAATGCCGACTATCCCGGATATCCCTGGACCTCATCGATTGTTCTTTTACAGTTTCGATTGCAATGAGCCAAAACATGTCCATGTCCGTCGTGAGTCGATGACTTGCAAATTCTGGATTGAACCAGTTACTCTCGGCTACAATAAGGGATTCAAAGCAAACGAACTCAACCGCATTCGAAACTTGATTTTCGATAACTTGGATAGGATTGTGGAGGCTTGGAATGAGCACTGTGGTGAATAGCGAATCGCGAATGATGACGGTCAAAGTCACGGAAGATCTAATCGTCGCTGAGCTTGAGGATGGACGTATTATTAGCGTGCCACTCGCTTGGTCATGGCGACTCTCAGAGGCAACCCCTCAGCAACGCAACAACTTTGAGCTCATCGGTAATGGCGTAGGGGCTCACTGGCCTGACGTCGATGAGGATATCAGTGTGCATGGAATGCTTCATGGCATGCCTGCAGTTCCTCCGAAAAAGCAAGCCTCCTAATGGCATCTGGCGTATCTTCGATTGCAGGGATGGACTCCGATCCTGACTGCCAAGATGAAATTCCTCTACCGCCGCATCCCCACCCTCCCCTCCGAAAACAAATCCTTCTGAAAAATCCGGTACGTCTTATACCGCCGACCGCCGACGCGCTCAATCATGCGGTTCACCAACGTGTTGTCTTCCAAAGTCCAGCTTAGCTCCGCCCCGTGGTAGTCGAGCTTCTTGAAGCTGCTGAGGAAAGTCTGCTGAATCAGCGATTCGGCGACACCCCGTTTGCGATAGCCGGGAATCACGCCCAGGACTGCGAGCCGACCTGTGCGAATCTTGCGTAGTCGTCTGGCCAATCGCATGAGGCCAATCGGCACACCTGCGGTGGTGAGACGACCACCCAACGGCTGAATCGCTTCGTTGAGGTTCGGCAGCATGATTGACACCCCGACAGGCCGACCATCAACTTCGGCGAGTTG contains:
- a CDS encoding acyl carrier protein, with the translated sequence MASVLERVTDIVAEQLGVDKDKITPETSFVNDLGADSLDTVELVMELEEEFDVNIPDDAAEKIQTVGQAVEFIEQNK
- a CDS encoding DUF2442 domain-containing protein; this encodes MSTVVNSESRMMTVKVTEDLIVAELEDGRIISVPLAWSWRLSEATPQQRNNFELIGNGVGAHWPDVDEDISVHGMLHGMPAVPPKKQAS
- the fabF gene encoding beta-ketoacyl-ACP synthase II, with translation MNRRVVVTGMGVVTSLSCKVDDFWSKILDSQSGIHALTHFDVTDYKVKFGGDISDWSVDGYIDSKEEKRLDRFTQFAMVAAVDAVKDAGIDFAKYDPFRLGAIVGSGIGGLNEIEEQEARLIKKGPDKVSVFTIPKLMLNAASGHISIRFGLRGPNHAVATACASATNAMGDAFKAIRYGEAEVMVTGGAEAAVSPMGLAGFSNMKALSMRNDDPQAASRPFDADRDGFVLAEGAGILVFEELEFAKARGANIYGEVLGFGASADAGHITQPDAEGTGAARAMSNALEFAGIDPTEVDYISAHGTSTPLGDKAETIAIKRVFEDHAYKLNVSSTKSQLGHTLGASGGVEMVACLLALRDQIAPPTINLDTPDPACDLNYTPNTPQERPIRRAMNNSFGFGGHNASILVGKL
- a CDS encoding DUF4160 domain-containing protein produces the protein MPTIPDIPGPHRLFFYSFDCNEPKHVHVRRESMTCKFWIEPVTLGYNKGFKANELNRIRNLIFDNLDRIVEAWNEHCGE